In one window of Acanthochromis polyacanthus isolate Apoly-LR-REF ecotype Palm Island chromosome 8, KAUST_Apoly_ChrSc, whole genome shotgun sequence DNA:
- the nap1l4a gene encoding nucleosome assembly protein 1-like 4a isoform X4, with amino-acid sequence MDANKGKGDHVMQNPGGQMDRPVSFHFLESMLPKAVKRRVHALKRLQVQCANIEAKFYEEVHELERKYAALYQPLFDKRRDIVTGTVEPTDEECEWQSDKEEEEELAEEVKEKAAIEDAKKEEATPEEDPKGIPEFWLTIFKSVDMLSDMLQEHDEPILKHLKDIQVKFSEPGQPMSFTLEFHFEPNGYFNNAVLTKVYKMKSEPDASDPFSFEGPEIIDCEGCQIDWHKGKDVTVKTIKKKQKHKGRGTVRTVTKQVPNDSFFNFFNPVKASPDGEMDEDSEFTLATDFEIGHFFRERIVPRAVLYFTGEALEDDESFEEEELEEGDEEEQDEEGDEDDDEGDFDPKA; translated from the exons ATGGATGCCAATAAAG GTAAAGGTGATCATGTGATGCAAAATCCAGGTGGGCAGATGGACAGACCTGTCAGCTTTCACTTCTTGGAAAG CATGCTTCCCAAAGCAGTGAAGAGGCGAGTGCATGCCTTGAAAAGGCTACAGGTGCAATGTGCTAACATAGAGGCTAAATTCTACGAGGAGGTCCATGAGCTAGAAAGGAAGTATGCTGCCCTCTATCAGCCACTGTTTGACAAG agACGAGATATTGTCACAGGAACAGTGGAACCCACAGACGAGGAGTGTGAGTGGCAAAGCgacaaggaggaagaggaggagctaGCT gaggaggtgaaggaaaAAGCTGCTATTGAGGATGCAAAGAAAGAGGAAGCCACGCCAGAGGAAGACCCAAAGGGCATTCCTGAATTCTGGCTTACCATATTCAAGAGTGTGGACATGCTCAGTGACATGCTTCAG GAACATGATGAACCCATCCTAAAACACCTGAAAGATATTCAAGTCAAGTTTTCTGAGCCAGGACAACCAATG agtttcacaTTAGAGTTCCACTTTGAGCCTAATGGTTACTTCAACAATGCAGTTCTCACTAAAGTCTACAAGATGAAGTCGGAGCCTGACGCCTCAGATCCTTTCTCATTTGAGGGGCCGGAGATCATTGACTGTGAAGG CTGTCAGATAGATTGGCACAAGGGGAAGGATGTGACAGTGAAAACTAttaagaagaagcagaagcatAAAGGCCGTGGGACCGTCCGCACTGTTACCAAACAGGTTCCCAATGACTCTTTCTTCAACTTCTTTAATCCTGTCAAAG CTTCACCAGATGGAGAAATG GACGAAGACTCCGAGTTCACCCTAGCCACAGACTTCGAGATTGGTCATTTCTTCCGTGAAAGAATAGTTCCCAGAGCAGTGCTGTATTTCACTGGGGAGGCCCTGGAAGATGACGAGAGT TTTgaagaggaggagctggaagAAGGAGATGAAGAG GAACAAGATGAGGAgggtgatgaagatgatgatgagggAGACTTTGACCCCAAG
- the nap1l4a gene encoding nucleosome assembly protein 1-like 4a isoform X1, translating into MDANKGKGDHVMQNPGGQMDRPVSFHFLESMLPKAVKRRVHALKRLQVQCANIEAKFYEEVHELERKYAALYQPLFDKRRDIVTGTVEPTDEECEWQSDKEEEEELAEEVKEKAAIEDAKKEEATPEEDPKGIPEFWLTIFKSVDMLSDMLQEHDEPILKHLKDIQVKFSEPGQPMSFTLEFHFEPNGYFNNAVLTKVYKMKSEPDASDPFSFEGPEIIDCEGCQIDWHKGKDVTVKTIKKKQKHKGRGTVRTVTKQVPNDSFFNFFNPVKASPDGEMDEDSEFTLATDFEIGHFFRERIVPRAVLYFTGEALEDDESFEEEELEEGDEEEQDEEGDEDDDEGDFDPKKEQPQPAECKQQ; encoded by the exons ATGGATGCCAATAAAG GTAAAGGTGATCATGTGATGCAAAATCCAGGTGGGCAGATGGACAGACCTGTCAGCTTTCACTTCTTGGAAAG CATGCTTCCCAAAGCAGTGAAGAGGCGAGTGCATGCCTTGAAAAGGCTACAGGTGCAATGTGCTAACATAGAGGCTAAATTCTACGAGGAGGTCCATGAGCTAGAAAGGAAGTATGCTGCCCTCTATCAGCCACTGTTTGACAAG agACGAGATATTGTCACAGGAACAGTGGAACCCACAGACGAGGAGTGTGAGTGGCAAAGCgacaaggaggaagaggaggagctaGCT gaggaggtgaaggaaaAAGCTGCTATTGAGGATGCAAAGAAAGAGGAAGCCACGCCAGAGGAAGACCCAAAGGGCATTCCTGAATTCTGGCTTACCATATTCAAGAGTGTGGACATGCTCAGTGACATGCTTCAG GAACATGATGAACCCATCCTAAAACACCTGAAAGATATTCAAGTCAAGTTTTCTGAGCCAGGACAACCAATG agtttcacaTTAGAGTTCCACTTTGAGCCTAATGGTTACTTCAACAATGCAGTTCTCACTAAAGTCTACAAGATGAAGTCGGAGCCTGACGCCTCAGATCCTTTCTCATTTGAGGGGCCGGAGATCATTGACTGTGAAGG CTGTCAGATAGATTGGCACAAGGGGAAGGATGTGACAGTGAAAACTAttaagaagaagcagaagcatAAAGGCCGTGGGACCGTCCGCACTGTTACCAAACAGGTTCCCAATGACTCTTTCTTCAACTTCTTTAATCCTGTCAAAG CTTCACCAGATGGAGAAATG GACGAAGACTCCGAGTTCACCCTAGCCACAGACTTCGAGATTGGTCATTTCTTCCGTGAAAGAATAGTTCCCAGAGCAGTGCTGTATTTCACTGGGGAGGCCCTGGAAGATGACGAGAGT TTTgaagaggaggagctggaagAAGGAGATGAAGAG GAACAAGATGAGGAgggtgatgaagatgatgatgagggAGACTTTGACCCCAAG
- the nap1l4a gene encoding nucleosome assembly protein 1-like 4a isoform X2: MDANKGKGDHVMQNPGGQMDRPVSFHFLESMLPKAVKRRVHALKRLQVQCANIEAKFYEEVHELERKYAALYQPLFDKRRDIVTGTVEPTDEECEWQSDKEEEEELAEEVKEKAAIEDAKKEEATPEEDPKGIPEFWLTIFKSVDMLSDMLQEHDEPILKHLKDIQVKFSEPGQPMSFTLEFHFEPNGYFNNAVLTKVYKMKSEPDASDPFSFEGPEIIDCEGCQIDWHKGKDVTVKTIKKKQKHKGRGTVRTVTKQVPNDSFFNFFNPVKASPDGEMDEDSEFTLATDFEIGHFFRERIVPRAVLYFTGEALEDDESFEEEELEEGDEEEQDEEGDEDDDEGDFDPKKEQPQPAECKRH; encoded by the exons ATGGATGCCAATAAAG GTAAAGGTGATCATGTGATGCAAAATCCAGGTGGGCAGATGGACAGACCTGTCAGCTTTCACTTCTTGGAAAG CATGCTTCCCAAAGCAGTGAAGAGGCGAGTGCATGCCTTGAAAAGGCTACAGGTGCAATGTGCTAACATAGAGGCTAAATTCTACGAGGAGGTCCATGAGCTAGAAAGGAAGTATGCTGCCCTCTATCAGCCACTGTTTGACAAG agACGAGATATTGTCACAGGAACAGTGGAACCCACAGACGAGGAGTGTGAGTGGCAAAGCgacaaggaggaagaggaggagctaGCT gaggaggtgaaggaaaAAGCTGCTATTGAGGATGCAAAGAAAGAGGAAGCCACGCCAGAGGAAGACCCAAAGGGCATTCCTGAATTCTGGCTTACCATATTCAAGAGTGTGGACATGCTCAGTGACATGCTTCAG GAACATGATGAACCCATCCTAAAACACCTGAAAGATATTCAAGTCAAGTTTTCTGAGCCAGGACAACCAATG agtttcacaTTAGAGTTCCACTTTGAGCCTAATGGTTACTTCAACAATGCAGTTCTCACTAAAGTCTACAAGATGAAGTCGGAGCCTGACGCCTCAGATCCTTTCTCATTTGAGGGGCCGGAGATCATTGACTGTGAAGG CTGTCAGATAGATTGGCACAAGGGGAAGGATGTGACAGTGAAAACTAttaagaagaagcagaagcatAAAGGCCGTGGGACCGTCCGCACTGTTACCAAACAGGTTCCCAATGACTCTTTCTTCAACTTCTTTAATCCTGTCAAAG CTTCACCAGATGGAGAAATG GACGAAGACTCCGAGTTCACCCTAGCCACAGACTTCGAGATTGGTCATTTCTTCCGTGAAAGAATAGTTCCCAGAGCAGTGCTGTATTTCACTGGGGAGGCCCTGGAAGATGACGAGAGT TTTgaagaggaggagctggaagAAGGAGATGAAGAG GAACAAGATGAGGAgggtgatgaagatgatgatgagggAGACTTTGACCCCAAG